The Flavobacterium sp. 20NA77.7 genome includes the window AAAATAGACACTGGTGCCATTATATTAAATAAAACGACACCCATTCATCCGGATGAAAACGCTGGAAACTTACACGACAGGTTACAATCTATTGGAAGTGAAGTTGTTATTGAAACGTTAGAACGTATTGCGCAAGGGAATGTTACCACTACACTTCAAACTGAAACTGCTGACTTAAAAACCGCATACAAACTAAACAAAGACAACTGTAAAATCAATTGGGATAACCCAGGATTAAGTATTCATAATCACATTAGAGGTCTATCACCCTATCCAGCAGCATGGACATTTATAAAAGATGGCGAAAACGAATGGAATGTAAAAATTTATGAAGCTAGGTTTAGATCAGAAACGCATACATTACCTTTATACCAAATACATGCAACAAAAAAAGAATTATCTATTATAGTAAAAGACGGCTACATTGATATTCTGAGTTTACAATTTCCAGGTAAAAAAAGAATGCTTACGCACGAATTACTAAATGGAATTCAGTTAAGCGCTAAAGCCTTTGTTTTATAGCAATCACCACAAAAACACGCCCATTTTAGCTGACTTTATTAACAATTGCACTTATTTATTAACATTTTCAACGAAAATACTTGTAAATACTTGCGTAGTTTAATAGTTCATATAAATTTGTCATAGTAAAATTAAGTTTAACCCAATTAATACATTAATTATGAACAAATCAGAATTAATCGATGCAATGGCAGCTTCTGCTGGAATTACAAAAGCAGCTGCTAAATTAGCTTTAGAATCAT containing:
- the fmt gene encoding methionyl-tRNA formyltransferase, with protein sequence MEALRIVFMGTPDFAVGILDEIYTSGYNVVAVITAPDKPAGRGQKVSVSAVKTYALEKNLALLQPTNLKDEQFLAELASYNANLQVVVAFRMLPEAVWKMPKYGTFNLHASLLPQYRGAAPINWALINGEKETGVTTFFIDDKIDTGAIILNKTTPIHPDENAGNLHDRLQSIGSEVVIETLERIAQGNVTTTLQTETADLKTAYKLNKDNCKINWDNPGLSIHNHIRGLSPYPAAWTFIKDGENEWNVKIYEARFRSETHTLPLYQIHATKKELSIIVKDGYIDILSLQFPGKKRMLTHELLNGIQLSAKAFVL